The Gemmatimonadaceae bacterium genome has a segment encoding these proteins:
- a CDS encoding MFS transporter, whose amino-acid sequence MSPTSHRRKIRKVGNRLRKDDHVTTAVAARPVSLSHQQILVVFSGLVLGMLLAALDSTIVSTALPTIVGELGGLARLSWVVTAYLLAQTVVTPLYGKLGDLYGRKSVLQSAIVLFLVGSALCGLSRNMPQLIVFRAIQGLGGGGLTVTTQAVVGDIVPPRDRGRYQGIFGAVFGLASIAGPLLGGYFTTHLSWRWIFYVNLPLGIIALLVIASTLPATTERRHPSIDYLGTVFLAIALSAIVLVSDVSGTLRPWLSPMMLSLIAAAVVSLVAFILVERRATEPVVPLRLFRNRTFSVTSAIGLIVGFALFGSVTYLPLFLQVVKGASPTASGLEMLPMMAGMLVTSIASGQLISRTGRYKIFPIIGTLVMAIGLYMLSRMTAQTTTQSAAIIMLVLGLGLGMVMQVLVIAVQNDVEYRDLGVATSGATLFRLVGGSLGTAALGAVFSASLAHALARVLPGSARVTGHGALNPETLRQLSPALRDIYVNAFTVALGTIFVAATAVALLGFVLTWFTPERPLRQTVAAASSAELGEAFAMPEDPRSEGLVLRGLAALADRHVQREHIEQITARAGVDLEPLEASLLVRIDRYPDADVQTLGKERGAGPEEVSVAMTDLRSRGLIVERPGDGRTPRWELTFAGCATLNKLVAARRAYLTELFAEWGPSRREELAAVLRRLADELVPDVRSVARA is encoded by the coding sequence ATGTCGCCCACGAGCCACCGGCGCAAAATTCGCAAAGTAGGAAACAGACTTCGCAAGGACGACCACGTGACCACTGCGGTGGCGGCGCGACCAGTCTCGCTCTCGCATCAGCAGATCCTCGTTGTCTTCAGCGGACTCGTGCTCGGCATGCTCCTCGCCGCGCTCGATTCCACGATCGTGTCCACCGCGCTGCCAACGATCGTCGGTGAGCTCGGCGGACTCGCGCGTCTATCCTGGGTCGTCACGGCTTATCTGTTGGCACAGACGGTCGTGACGCCGCTTTACGGCAAGCTCGGCGACCTCTACGGTCGCAAGAGCGTGTTGCAGAGCGCGATCGTCCTCTTTCTCGTCGGCTCCGCACTCTGTGGCCTGAGCAGGAACATGCCGCAGCTGATCGTCTTTCGTGCGATCCAGGGACTCGGTGGTGGCGGACTCACGGTGACGACGCAGGCGGTCGTCGGCGACATCGTCCCGCCGCGCGATCGGGGTCGGTATCAAGGAATCTTCGGCGCGGTGTTCGGTCTCGCCAGTATCGCCGGTCCACTCCTCGGCGGCTACTTCACGACGCATCTCTCCTGGCGATGGATCTTCTACGTCAATCTGCCGTTAGGCATCATCGCGTTGCTCGTCATCGCGTCGACATTGCCGGCGACAACGGAGCGGCGGCATCCATCGATCGATTACCTCGGGACGGTGTTCCTCGCGATCGCCCTGAGTGCCATCGTGCTCGTGTCCGACGTCAGCGGCACGCTCCGTCCCTGGCTCTCGCCGATGATGCTCTCGCTGATTGCGGCGGCAGTCGTATCGCTCGTTGCGTTCATTCTGGTCGAGCGCCGCGCGACGGAACCCGTGGTGCCGCTTCGACTCTTCCGCAATCGAACCTTCTCGGTGACGTCGGCGATTGGACTCATCGTCGGCTTCGCGTTGTTCGGCTCCGTGACCTACCTCCCGCTTTTCCTGCAGGTCGTGAAAGGCGCGAGTCCGACCGCGTCGGGTCTCGAGATGCTACCGATGATGGCGGGCATGCTCGTCACGTCGATCGCCTCGGGGCAGCTCATCAGCCGCACGGGTCGATACAAGATCTTCCCGATCATCGGCACGCTCGTCATGGCCATCGGGCTGTACATGCTCTCGCGCATGACCGCGCAGACGACGACCCAGAGCGCGGCGATCATCATGCTCGTTCTCGGTCTCGGACTCGGCATGGTGATGCAGGTGCTCGTGATCGCGGTCCAGAATGACGTCGAGTACCGTGACCTCGGCGTCGCGACCTCGGGCGCGACGCTCTTCCGGCTCGTCGGCGGCTCGTTGGGTACGGCGGCGCTTGGCGCTGTCTTTTCGGCGAGCCTGGCGCATGCACTGGCTCGCGTGCTGCCGGGCAGCGCGCGCGTCACCGGGCACGGCGCTCTCAATCCGGAGACGCTACGCCAGCTCTCGCCGGCCCTGCGCGACATCTACGTCAACGCATTCACCGTAGCGTTAGGCACGATATTCGTTGCCGCGACCGCGGTCGCGCTGCTCGGCTTCGTCCTCACGTGGTTCACGCCCGAACGCCCGCTGCGGCAGACCGTCGCCGCCGCAAGCAGCGCCGAGCTGGGTGAGGCGTTCGCGATGCCCGAAGACCCGCGATCGGAGGGACTGGTGCTCCGCGGGCTCGCCGCGCTCGCCGACCGGCACGTCCAGCGCGAGCACATCGAGCAGATCACGGCTCGCGCCGGTGTCGACCTCGAGCCGCTCGAGGCGTCCTTGCTCGTGCGCATCGATCGGTATCCGGACGCCGACGTCCAGACGTTAGGCAAGGAACGCGGTGCCGGCCCGGAAGAAGTGAGTGTCGCGATGACCGACCTGCGCTCGCGCGGTTTGATCGTGGAACGGCCCGGCGACGGCCGGACTCCGCGATGGGAGCTGACGTTCGCGGGCTGCGCGACGTTGAACAAGCTCGTCGCCGCGCGTCGCGCGTATCTGACCGAGCTTTTCGCAGAATGGGGCCCTTCGCGTCGCGAGGAGCTCGCGGCCGTGCTGCGGCGCTTGGCGGACGAACTCGTTCCCGATGTGCGGAGCGTCGCTCGCGCATGA
- a CDS encoding penicillin acylase family protein has protein sequence MSRLRRTLTLAALAFPVTTHAQSLASQVEVVRTTHGVPHIRAENVEAAAYALAYVQLEDYGPRVAFALVHARGEMGKWFGRDSIEGDYTAKLAYDEAVRHYAQLDQDTRNVYEGFAAGANRYVELHPEEFPAGFAPHFTGYDVATKDVEMPSPAAVRRFLAKMQPAAPRRQRPPASNEPPEGFPDDVPDYGSNAWAFAPSRTKSGRAILMRNPHLSWDAGYYEAQVTVPNVLDFYGDFRIGGPFSVVGGFNHDLGFATTNNAPELNAIYALDVDSTRVDHYLFDGASLSLERQLVTVEYKNGPGLSSETREMWRTSLGPVIYRGGGKVYVLKAAGDGDFRAGEQFLRMMRAKSLEQWKDAMRMRARVNSNFTYADRAGHIFYVWNATIPSLPHPSGGDTAAVPAHGTSDVWTRYVPWDSLPQLLDPKGGYVENSNDPPYFTNLHLPLDRKRYPANFPEPKVGLRTQMSLELIDTNRKLSLEDVIALKHSYHMLLADRVKSDLVAAVRASNPTPAVAQAIDAIERWDNSVAPTSKGGLLFEIWWRRYIQGSMADSLFAQPWSITSPASTPRGLRDGARAAAAFAWAVDETTHRFGAADVAWGDVHRVRVGSVDVPVGGCNGDLGCFRVIWYRNEPDGKRAAAGGDGWILAVEFTDIPHAYSVLAYGESDRADSPFHDDQAAMFARGELKPVAFTAKDVDAQSIRRYRPGVSR, from the coding sequence ATGTCCCGCCTGCGGCGAACGCTGACGCTCGCCGCACTTGCATTCCCTGTCACCACACACGCCCAGTCGCTCGCCTCGCAGGTCGAGGTCGTGCGCACAACGCACGGCGTCCCGCACATACGCGCCGAGAACGTCGAGGCGGCGGCGTACGCGCTCGCGTACGTGCAGCTCGAGGACTACGGACCACGCGTCGCCTTCGCCCTCGTCCACGCGCGGGGTGAGATGGGCAAGTGGTTCGGCCGCGACAGCATCGAGGGTGACTACACGGCGAAGCTCGCCTACGACGAAGCCGTTAGGCATTACGCCCAGCTCGACCAGGATACGCGCAACGTGTACGAGGGTTTCGCGGCGGGCGCCAATCGGTACGTCGAGCTGCATCCGGAGGAGTTTCCGGCGGGCTTCGCGCCCCACTTCACCGGCTACGACGTTGCGACGAAGGACGTGGAGATGCCGTCGCCGGCCGCGGTGCGCCGCTTCCTTGCGAAGATGCAACCGGCAGCCCCGCGTCGTCAGCGGCCTCCGGCATCCAACGAACCACCCGAAGGCTTTCCAGACGACGTGCCCGATTACGGGTCCAACGCGTGGGCCTTCGCGCCAAGTCGCACAAAGTCGGGGCGGGCGATCCTCATGCGCAACCCGCACCTCTCGTGGGACGCGGGCTACTACGAGGCGCAGGTTACCGTGCCTAACGTCTTGGATTTCTACGGCGACTTCCGCATCGGCGGCCCGTTCAGCGTCGTCGGCGGCTTCAATCACGACCTCGGCTTTGCGACGACGAACAACGCGCCGGAGCTGAACGCGATTTACGCGCTCGATGTGGATTCGACGCGCGTCGACCATTACTTGTTCGACGGTGCGTCGCTCAGTCTCGAGCGTCAGCTGGTGACGGTCGAGTACAAGAATGGTCCCGGACTCTCGAGCGAGACGCGCGAGATGTGGCGCACCTCGTTAGGCCCCGTGATCTATCGTGGCGGCGGGAAGGTCTACGTCCTCAAGGCGGCTGGCGACGGCGACTTCCGCGCCGGCGAGCAGTTCCTCCGCATGATGCGCGCAAAGTCGCTCGAGCAATGGAAGGATGCGATGCGCATGCGCGCGCGAGTGAATTCGAATTTCACGTACGCCGACCGCGCCGGCCACATTTTCTATGTATGGAATGCCACCATCCCGTCACTACCGCATCCGAGTGGCGGTGACACGGCGGCGGTACCGGCGCACGGGACGTCGGACGTCTGGACTCGTTATGTGCCATGGGACTCGCTCCCGCAACTCCTCGATCCCAAAGGCGGTTACGTCGAGAACTCGAACGACCCGCCGTATTTTACGAACTTGCATCTGCCACTCGACCGCAAGCGCTATCCCGCGAACTTCCCCGAGCCGAAGGTTGGCCTCCGCACGCAAATGAGCCTCGAGCTCATCGACACGAACCGGAAGCTGAGCCTAGAGGACGTGATCGCGCTGAAGCACTCGTATCACATGCTCCTTGCCGACCGCGTGAAGAGCGATCTCGTCGCGGCCGTGCGCGCGTCGAATCCAACGCCGGCCGTTGCTCAGGCGATCGACGCGATCGAGCGCTGGGACAACTCCGTCGCACCGACGAGCAAAGGTGGCCTGCTGTTCGAGATCTGGTGGCGCCGCTACATCCAGGGCTCGATGGCCGATAGCCTGTTCGCGCAGCCGTGGAGCATAACGTCACCCGCGTCGACGCCACGTGGATTGCGGGACGGCGCCCGCGCCGCGGCCGCCTTCGCATGGGCGGTCGACGAGACGACACACCGCTTCGGCGCCGCCGATGTCGCATGGGGCGACGTCCACCGCGTCCGCGTCGGCAGCGTCGACGTGCCCGTTGGCGGCTGCAACGGTGACCTCGGCTGTTTCCGCGTGATCTGGTACCGCAACGAGCCCGACGGCAAGCGCGCCGCGGCCGGCGGCGATGGCTGGATCCTCGCCGTCGAATTCACGGACATCCCGCACGCGTACTCGGTGCTGGCGTATGGCGAGAGCGATCGCGCCGATTCACCGTTCCACGACGACCAGGCCGCGATGTTCGCGCGCGGTGAGTTGAAGCCGGTCGCATTCACGGCGAAGGACGTCGACGCCCAGTCGATTCGGAGATATCGACCGGGGGTGAGTCGTTAG
- a CDS encoding GxxExxY protein, whose product MDDNRTADDDPSTRQPGKLLHEKITQSIIAAFFAVYDKLGFGFLERIYKSALEIELRRRGHKVAREVPVEVWYDGFTIGRFVMDFVVDDLIVLETKSRFVLSPTDRPQLLNYLRATRFDVGLLLHFGPKPKFYRLLATDHFERLQ is encoded by the coding sequence ATGGACGACAACCGCACTGCCGACGATGACCCTTCGACGCGTCAGCCCGGAAAGCTGTTGCACGAAAAGATTACACAATCAATCATCGCGGCATTCTTCGCAGTCTACGACAAACTTGGGTTTGGATTTCTCGAGAGGATCTACAAGTCGGCGCTCGAGATCGAGCTACGACGCCGCGGTCACAAGGTCGCGCGTGAAGTGCCGGTTGAGGTCTGGTATGATGGTTTCACGATTGGGCGCTTCGTCATGGATTTCGTCGTCGATGATTTGATCGTACTCGAGACAAAATCCCGATTCGTTCTCAGCCCAACCGATCGACCTCAACTCCTGAACTATCTTCGCGCAACCAGGTTCGACGTAGGGCTCCTACTGCACTTCGGCCCAAAACCGAAATTCTACCGGCTCCTCGCGACCGATCATTTCGAGCGGCTACAGTGA
- a CDS encoding FAD-binding oxidoreductase, which translates to MSDESKEDGSSLHRRDFIKVAGTGAGMLLLGGRAGAEGLATKETEQRSASVLGRRSPDVVVIGAGIWGSFTAYHLRKSGAKVTLVDAYGPGNGRSTSGDESRGVRSSYGDRQGTQGELWMLWAREAMKRWKAFDDEWGRDLRLNLFHVTGDLILREDWDNFQLRCKLWWDKHKIPYNILAPEDVRRSFPVMSVDEISAILYEPDAGVVRARRAVHAVAAAFEKLGGEIVIGRATPSKVVDGRLEEIALDTGTTLRADTFVYAVGAWLGKTFPDLFAKKMRVPIGYVCYYGTPIGDYRFTYPNLPSFNFPGVTGWPALPVDNRGFRVRGAERAPTPPNTPSTVANGGATPNPNAPAVDTGSNAANAGGARQSGQAQVEVPPQQLDPDTSDRWANQERLDGSRRFIAHRFPLLKDAPIAQTHACHYEITSSGNFIVDHHPHMTNVWIAAGGNAEGFKFGPKIGDYVAQRVLGVWEDTGVDPQFRVPEKEFEPVKPAADSTRRPG; encoded by the coding sequence ATGAGTGACGAGTCGAAAGAAGACGGCAGCTCCCTCCACCGACGGGATTTCATCAAAGTCGCCGGCACGGGCGCCGGAATGCTATTGCTTGGCGGACGCGCCGGCGCGGAGGGGCTCGCGACGAAGGAGACGGAACAGCGGAGCGCGTCGGTGCTCGGACGGCGCTCGCCCGACGTCGTCGTCATCGGCGCGGGAATCTGGGGGAGCTTCACCGCGTACCACCTGCGCAAGAGCGGCGCGAAGGTCACGCTCGTCGATGCGTATGGTCCCGGGAATGGCCGATCGACCTCCGGCGACGAGTCGCGTGGCGTGCGCTCATCGTATGGGGACCGGCAAGGCACGCAAGGCGAGCTGTGGATGCTCTGGGCGCGTGAGGCAATGAAGCGATGGAAGGCGTTCGACGACGAATGGGGCCGCGACCTGAGATTGAACCTTTTCCATGTGACCGGCGATCTGATCCTGCGCGAGGACTGGGACAACTTTCAGCTGCGCTGCAAGCTCTGGTGGGACAAGCACAAGATTCCGTACAACATCCTCGCGCCCGAGGACGTCCGCCGCTCGTTTCCAGTGATGTCCGTTGACGAAATCAGTGCGATTCTCTACGAGCCGGACGCCGGCGTCGTGCGCGCGCGCCGCGCCGTCCACGCGGTGGCCGCGGCCTTCGAGAAGCTGGGCGGTGAGATCGTCATCGGCCGGGCGACGCCCTCGAAAGTCGTCGATGGCCGCCTCGAGGAGATCGCGCTCGACACGGGCACGACGCTGCGCGCCGACACTTTTGTCTACGCAGTTGGAGCCTGGTTAGGCAAGACTTTTCCAGATCTCTTCGCCAAAAAGATGCGAGTGCCGATCGGATACGTCTGCTACTACGGGACGCCGATCGGGGACTATCGTTTCACATATCCTAATCTGCCAAGTTTCAACTTCCCCGGCGTGACGGGCTGGCCGGCGTTGCCGGTAGACAATCGTGGGTTTCGGGTGCGCGGCGCCGAGCGGGCGCCGACGCCACCGAACACACCGTCGACCGTCGCCAATGGCGGCGCGACGCCGAATCCGAACGCGCCCGCAGTCGACACGGGCTCGAACGCAGCGAACGCCGGTGGTGCTCGTCAGAGCGGACAGGCGCAGGTCGAAGTACCGCCGCAGCAGCTGGACCCGGATACGAGCGATCGTTGGGCGAATCAGGAACGCCTCGACGGCTCACGCCGATTCATCGCACATCGCTTCCCACTGCTCAAGGATGCGCCGATCGCGCAGACGCATGCCTGCCACTACGAGATCACCTCGAGTGGCAACTTCATCGTTGATCACCATCCGCACATGACGAACGTGTGGATCGCCGCAGGCGGAAATGCCGAAGGTTTCAAGTTCGGGCCAAAGATCGGTGACTACGTCGCGCAGCGCGTACTCGGCGTCTGGGAGGACACGGGCGTCGATCCGCAGTTCAGGGTTCCCGAAAAGGAGTTCGAGCCCGTGAAACCAGCTGCCGATAGTACGCGCCGTCCTGGGTGA
- a CDS encoding cytochrome c: MGARRGAVVVWTIVVAGCASGAASAGRVLTPLGAHLTADSKTGAPVPLRIDPNARVVRTTTPNLPAATYWPAQADRGEKVFTQVCAMCHAQSQFIGQAFVENWNDHRVSDFYTLIRSTMPLNNPGGLKDDEYLAVVAYLLKANHASAGQDSLGTDSLSLRHRKIGVRFP, encoded by the coding sequence ATGGGTGCGAGACGTGGAGCAGTCGTGGTCTGGACGATAGTCGTTGCTGGCTGCGCGAGCGGCGCGGCGTCCGCCGGGCGCGTGCTTACGCCCCTTGGCGCGCACCTTACCGCCGACTCGAAGACCGGCGCGCCGGTCCCACTGCGGATTGATCCCAACGCTCGGGTCGTGCGCACGACGACCCCCAACCTGCCTGCGGCGACATATTGGCCGGCGCAGGCTGATCGTGGCGAGAAAGTCTTCACTCAGGTGTGCGCGATGTGCCACGCGCAATCGCAGTTCATCGGACAGGCATTCGTCGAGAACTGGAATGACCATCGTGTGTCGGATTTCTATACGCTCATCCGCAGCACGATGCCGCTCAACAATCCGGGCGGGTTGAAGGATGACGAGTATCTGGCGGTCGTTGCGTATTTGCTCAAAGCGAACCACGCGAGTGCCGGTCAGGATTCGCTCGGCACCGACTCCCTGTCGCTCCGGCACCGAAAGATCGGCGTGCGGTTCCCGTAG